In one Mustela lutreola isolate mMusLut2 chromosome 8, mMusLut2.pri, whole genome shotgun sequence genomic region, the following are encoded:
- the DTX3 gene encoding probable E3 ubiquitin-protein ligase DTX3 isoform X3, which translates to MPILSSSGSKMAACGGTCKNKVTVSKPVWDFLSKETPARLARLREEHRVSILIDGETSDIYVLQLSPQGPPPAPPNGLYLARKALKGLLKEAEKELKKAQRQGELMGCLALGGGGEHPELHRPGPPPPPLRAAPLLPPGARGLPPPPPPLPPPLPPRLREEAEEQESTCPICLGEIQNAKTLEKCRHSFCEGCITRALQVKKACPMCGRFYGQLVGNQPQNGRMLVSKDATLLLPSYEKYGTIVIQYVFPPGVQGAEHPNPGVRYPGTTRVAYLPDCPEGNKVLTLFRKAFDQRLTFTIGTSMTTGRPNVITWNDIHHKTSCTGGPQLFGYPDPTYLTRVQEELRAKGITDD; encoded by the exons ATGCCAATTCTAAGCTCTTCAGGATCAAA AATGGCAGCCTGTGGAGGCACCTGCAAGAACAAAGTGACCGTCTCCAAGCCTGTGTGGGACTTCCTGAGCAAGGAGACCCCAGCCCGGCTGGCCCGGCTTCGGGAGGAGCACCGTGTGTCAATCCTCATAGATGGCGAGACCTCTGACATCTATGTCCTCCAGCTTTCCCCGCAGGGCCCTCCTCCGGCCCCTCCCAATGGGCTCTACCTGGCCCGGAAGGCTCTCAAGGGGCTGCTAAAAGAGGCCGAGAAAGAGCTGAAGAAAGCTCAGAGGCAGGGCGAGCTTATGGGCTGCCTGGctttggggggtggtggggagcaccCTGAGTTGCATCGCCCAGggcccccccctccccctctgcgaGCAGCCCCCCTTCTGCCCCCCGGGGCTCGGgggcttcctccccctcctcctcccctcccccctccccttcctccccgccTTCGGGAGGAGGCTGAAGAACAGGAGAGCACCTGTCCCATCTGTCTGGGGGAGATCCAGAACGCCAAGACATTGGAGAAGTGCCGGCACTCATTCTGTGAGGGCTGCATCACCCGGGCCCTGCAGGTGAAAAAGGCCTGTCCCATGTGTGGCCGCTTCTATGGGCAGCTGGTGGGAAATCAGCCGCAGAATGGGCGGATGCTGGTCTCTAAGGACGCCACACTCCTACTGCCCAGCTATGAGAAGTACGGCACCATCGTCATCCAGTACGTCTTCCCGCCCGGTGTCCAGGGG gctGAACACCCAAACCCAGGAGTTCGGTATCCTGGCACCACAAGGGTGGCCTACCTCCCGGACTGCCCTGAGGGCAACAAGGTGCTGACCCTGTTCCGCAAAGCATTTGACCAGCGTCTCACCTTCACTATTGGCACGTCCATGACCACAGGGAGACCGAATGTCATCACCTGGAACGACATCCACCACAAGACCAGCTGCACAGGGGGACCCCAGCT GTTTGGGTACCCGGACCCCACCTACCTGACCCGGGTGCAAGAAGAGCTGAGAGCCAAGGGTATCACAGATGACTGA
- the DTX3 gene encoding probable E3 ubiquitin-protein ligase DTX3 isoform X2, translating into MSFVLSRMAACGGTCKNKVTVSKPVWDFLSKETPARLARLREEHRVSILIDGETSDIYVLQLSPQGPPPAPPNGLYLARKALKGLLKEAEKELKKAQRQGELMGCLALGGGGEHPELHRPGPPPPPLRAAPLLPPGARGLPPPPPPLPPPLPPRLREEAEEQESTCPICLGEIQNAKTLEKCRHSFCEGCITRALQVKKACPMCGRFYGQLVGNQPQNGRMLVSKDATLLLPSYEKYGTIVIQYVFPPGVQGAEHPNPGVRYPGTTRVAYLPDCPEGNKVLTLFRKAFDQRLTFTIGTSMTTGRPNVITWNDIHHKTSCTGGPQLCDPPSFPFPWPLPFSPFPIFPSLCGNFLTAEDHPQTIQPPLPSQFLYIQPGPVCQYAQLNLQK; encoded by the exons A TGTCGTTCGTCCTGTCCAGAATGGCAGCCTGTGGAGGCACCTGCAAGAACAAAGTGACCGTCTCCAAGCCTGTGTGGGACTTCCTGAGCAAGGAGACCCCAGCCCGGCTGGCCCGGCTTCGGGAGGAGCACCGTGTGTCAATCCTCATAGATGGCGAGACCTCTGACATCTATGTCCTCCAGCTTTCCCCGCAGGGCCCTCCTCCGGCCCCTCCCAATGGGCTCTACCTGGCCCGGAAGGCTCTCAAGGGGCTGCTAAAAGAGGCCGAGAAAGAGCTGAAGAAAGCTCAGAGGCAGGGCGAGCTTATGGGCTGCCTGGctttggggggtggtggggagcaccCTGAGTTGCATCGCCCAGggcccccccctccccctctgcgaGCAGCCCCCCTTCTGCCCCCCGGGGCTCGGgggcttcctccccctcctcctcccctcccccctccccttcctccccgccTTCGGGAGGAGGCTGAAGAACAGGAGAGCACCTGTCCCATCTGTCTGGGGGAGATCCAGAACGCCAAGACATTGGAGAAGTGCCGGCACTCATTCTGTGAGGGCTGCATCACCCGGGCCCTGCAGGTGAAAAAGGCCTGTCCCATGTGTGGCCGCTTCTATGGGCAGCTGGTGGGAAATCAGCCGCAGAATGGGCGGATGCTGGTCTCTAAGGACGCCACACTCCTACTGCCCAGCTATGAGAAGTACGGCACCATCGTCATCCAGTACGTCTTCCCGCCCGGTGTCCAGGGG gctGAACACCCAAACCCAGGAGTTCGGTATCCTGGCACCACAAGGGTGGCCTACCTCCCGGACTGCCCTGAGGGCAACAAGGTGCTGACCCTGTTCCGCAAAGCATTTGACCAGCGTCTCACCTTCACTATTGGCACGTCCATGACCACAGGGAGACCGAATGTCATCACCTGGAACGACATCCACCACAAGACCAGCTGCACAGGGGGACCCCAGCTGTGCGAccctccttcatttcctttcccttggcccctccccttctctccatttccaatattcccctctctctgtggGAACTTCCTCACTGCAGAGGACCACCCCCAAACTATTCAACCGCCTCTTCCATCCCAGTTTCTCTACATTCAGCCTGGTCCAGTATGCCAGTATGCTCAGCTTAACCTACAAAAATAA
- the DTX3 gene encoding probable E3 ubiquitin-protein ligase DTX3 isoform X1: MPILSSSGSKMAACGGTCKNKVTVSKPVWDFLSKETPARLARLREEHRVSILIDGETSDIYVLQLSPQGPPPAPPNGLYLARKALKGLLKEAEKELKKAQRQGELMGCLALGGGGEHPELHRPGPPPPPLRAAPLLPPGARGLPPPPPPLPPPLPPRLREEAEEQESTCPICLGEIQNAKTLEKCRHSFCEGCITRALQVKKACPMCGRFYGQLVGNQPQNGRMLVSKDATLLLPSYEKYGTIVIQYVFPPGVQGAEHPNPGVRYPGTTRVAYLPDCPEGNKVLTLFRKAFDQRLTFTIGTSMTTGRPNVITWNDIHHKTSCTGGPQLCDPPSFPFPWPLPFSPFPIFPSLCGNFLTAEDHPQTIQPPLPSQFLYIQPGPVCQYAQLNLQK; the protein is encoded by the exons ATGCCAATTCTAAGCTCTTCAGGATCAAA AATGGCAGCCTGTGGAGGCACCTGCAAGAACAAAGTGACCGTCTCCAAGCCTGTGTGGGACTTCCTGAGCAAGGAGACCCCAGCCCGGCTGGCCCGGCTTCGGGAGGAGCACCGTGTGTCAATCCTCATAGATGGCGAGACCTCTGACATCTATGTCCTCCAGCTTTCCCCGCAGGGCCCTCCTCCGGCCCCTCCCAATGGGCTCTACCTGGCCCGGAAGGCTCTCAAGGGGCTGCTAAAAGAGGCCGAGAAAGAGCTGAAGAAAGCTCAGAGGCAGGGCGAGCTTATGGGCTGCCTGGctttggggggtggtggggagcaccCTGAGTTGCATCGCCCAGggcccccccctccccctctgcgaGCAGCCCCCCTTCTGCCCCCCGGGGCTCGGgggcttcctccccctcctcctcccctcccccctccccttcctccccgccTTCGGGAGGAGGCTGAAGAACAGGAGAGCACCTGTCCCATCTGTCTGGGGGAGATCCAGAACGCCAAGACATTGGAGAAGTGCCGGCACTCATTCTGTGAGGGCTGCATCACCCGGGCCCTGCAGGTGAAAAAGGCCTGTCCCATGTGTGGCCGCTTCTATGGGCAGCTGGTGGGAAATCAGCCGCAGAATGGGCGGATGCTGGTCTCTAAGGACGCCACACTCCTACTGCCCAGCTATGAGAAGTACGGCACCATCGTCATCCAGTACGTCTTCCCGCCCGGTGTCCAGGGG gctGAACACCCAAACCCAGGAGTTCGGTATCCTGGCACCACAAGGGTGGCCTACCTCCCGGACTGCCCTGAGGGCAACAAGGTGCTGACCCTGTTCCGCAAAGCATTTGACCAGCGTCTCACCTTCACTATTGGCACGTCCATGACCACAGGGAGACCGAATGTCATCACCTGGAACGACATCCACCACAAGACCAGCTGCACAGGGGGACCCCAGCTGTGCGAccctccttcatttcctttcccttggcccctccccttctctccatttccaatattcccctctctctgtggGAACTTCCTCACTGCAGAGGACCACCCCCAAACTATTCAACCGCCTCTTCCATCCCAGTTTCTCTACATTCAGCCTGGTCCAGTATGCCAGTATGCTCAGCTTAACCTACAAAAATAA
- the PIP4K2C gene encoding phosphatidylinositol 5-phosphate 4-kinase type-2 gamma → MASSSVPPATVPAATAAPGPGFGFASKTKKKHFVQQKVKVFRAADPLVGVFLWGVAHSINELSQVPPPVMLLPDDFKASSKIKVNNHLFHRENLPSHFKFKEYCPQVFRNLRDRFGIDDQDYLVSLTRSPPSESEGSDGRFLISYDRTLVIKEVSSEDIADMHSNLSNYHQYIVKCHGSTLLPQFLGMYRVSVDNEDSYMLVMRNMFSHRLPVHRKYDLKGSLVSREASDKEKVKELPTLKDMDFLNKNQKVYIGEEEKKVFLEKLKRDVEFLVQLKIMDYSLLLGIHDIIRGSDPEEEGPVREEESEGDGDCGLTGPPALVGSYGTSPEGIGGYIHSHRPLGPGEFESFIDVYAIRSAEGAPQKEVYFMGLIDILTQYDAKKKAAHAAKTVKHGAGAEISTVHPEQYAKRFLDFITNIFA, encoded by the exons ATGGCGTCCTCCTCTGTCCCGCCGGCCACCGTACCGGCGGCGACAGCGGCGCCGGGCCCGGGTTTCGGCTTCGCCTCCAAAACCAAGAAGAAGCATTTCGTGCAGCAGAAGGTGAAGGTGTTCCGGGCGGCCGACCCGCTGGTGGGCGTGTTCCTGTGGGGCGTAGCCCACTCG ATCAATGAGCTCAGCCAGGTGCCTCCCCCCGTGATGCTGCTGCCAGACGACTTTAAGGCTAGCTCCAAGATCAAGGTCAACAATCACCTTTTCCACAG AGAAAATCTGCCTAGTCATTTCAAGTTCAAGGAGTATTGCCCCCAGGTCTTCAGGAACCTCCGTGATCGATTTGGCATTGATGACCAGGACTACCTG GTGTCCCTCACCCGGAGTCCCCCGAGTGAAAGTGAAGGCAGTGATGGTCGCTTCCTCATCTCCTACGATCGAACTCTGGTCATCAAAGAAGTATCCAGTGAGGACATTGCTGACATGCATAGCAACCTCTCCAACTACCACCAG TACATTGTGAAATGCCACGGCAGCACACTGCTGCCCCAGTTCCTGGGGATGTACCGGGTCAGCGTGGACAACGAGGACAGCTACATGCTCGTGATGCGTAACATGTTTAGCCACCGTCTTCCTGTGCATAGGAAGTATGACCTCAAG GGCTCCCTAGTATCCCGAGAAGCCAGCGATAAGGAAAAG GTTAAAGAACTGCCCACCCTTAAGGATATGGATTTTCTCAACAAGAACCAGAAGGTTTATATTggtgaagaggagaagaaagtatTTCTGGAGAAGCTAAAGAGAGATGTGGAG TTCCTAGTGCAGCTGAAGATCATGGACTATAGCCTTCTGCTGGGCATCCACGACATCATTCGGGGCTCTGACCCAGAGGAGGAGGGGCCTGTACGGGAGGAGGAGTCGGAAGGGGATGGGGACTGTGGCCTGACAGGACCACCTGCTCTGGTGGGCTCCTATGGTACCTCCCCTGAGGGTATCGGCGGCTACATCCATTCTCATCGgcccctgggccctggagagTTTGAGTCCTTCATTGACGTCTACGCCATTCGGAGTGCTGAGG GGGCCCCCCAGAAGGAGGTGTATTTCATGGGCCTCATCGACATCCTGACACAGTATGATGCCAAGAAGAAAGCAGCTCATGCAGCCAAAACTGTCAAGCATGGG GCTGGGGCAGAGATCTCCACTGTCCATCCTGAGCAGTATGCTAAGCGATTCCTGGATTTTATTACCAACATCTTCGCTTAA
- the DTX3 gene encoding probable E3 ubiquitin-protein ligase DTX3 isoform X4 → MSFVLSRMAACGGTCKNKVTVSKPVWDFLSKETPARLARLREEHRVSILIDGETSDIYVLQLSPQGPPPAPPNGLYLARKALKGLLKEAEKELKKAQRQGELMGCLALGGGGEHPELHRPGPPPPPLRAAPLLPPGARGLPPPPPPLPPPLPPRLREEAEEQESTCPICLGEIQNAKTLEKCRHSFCEGCITRALQVKKACPMCGRFYGQLVGNQPQNGRMLVSKDATLLLPSYEKYGTIVIQYVFPPGVQGAEHPNPGVRYPGTTRVAYLPDCPEGNKVLTLFRKAFDQRLTFTIGTSMTTGRPNVITWNDIHHKTSCTGGPQLFGYPDPTYLTRVQEELRAKGITDD, encoded by the exons A TGTCGTTCGTCCTGTCCAGAATGGCAGCCTGTGGAGGCACCTGCAAGAACAAAGTGACCGTCTCCAAGCCTGTGTGGGACTTCCTGAGCAAGGAGACCCCAGCCCGGCTGGCCCGGCTTCGGGAGGAGCACCGTGTGTCAATCCTCATAGATGGCGAGACCTCTGACATCTATGTCCTCCAGCTTTCCCCGCAGGGCCCTCCTCCGGCCCCTCCCAATGGGCTCTACCTGGCCCGGAAGGCTCTCAAGGGGCTGCTAAAAGAGGCCGAGAAAGAGCTGAAGAAAGCTCAGAGGCAGGGCGAGCTTATGGGCTGCCTGGctttggggggtggtggggagcaccCTGAGTTGCATCGCCCAGggcccccccctccccctctgcgaGCAGCCCCCCTTCTGCCCCCCGGGGCTCGGgggcttcctccccctcctcctcccctcccccctccccttcctccccgccTTCGGGAGGAGGCTGAAGAACAGGAGAGCACCTGTCCCATCTGTCTGGGGGAGATCCAGAACGCCAAGACATTGGAGAAGTGCCGGCACTCATTCTGTGAGGGCTGCATCACCCGGGCCCTGCAGGTGAAAAAGGCCTGTCCCATGTGTGGCCGCTTCTATGGGCAGCTGGTGGGAAATCAGCCGCAGAATGGGCGGATGCTGGTCTCTAAGGACGCCACACTCCTACTGCCCAGCTATGAGAAGTACGGCACCATCGTCATCCAGTACGTCTTCCCGCCCGGTGTCCAGGGG gctGAACACCCAAACCCAGGAGTTCGGTATCCTGGCACCACAAGGGTGGCCTACCTCCCGGACTGCCCTGAGGGCAACAAGGTGCTGACCCTGTTCCGCAAAGCATTTGACCAGCGTCTCACCTTCACTATTGGCACGTCCATGACCACAGGGAGACCGAATGTCATCACCTGGAACGACATCCACCACAAGACCAGCTGCACAGGGGGACCCCAGCT GTTTGGGTACCCGGACCCCACCTACCTGACCCGGGTGCAAGAAGAGCTGAGAGCCAAGGGTATCACAGATGACTGA